A single window of Jeotgalibacillus haloalkalitolerans DNA harbors:
- the spoIIIAC gene encoding stage III sporulation protein AC, translating into MYIDGETLFKIAGIGLAVAFLYTVLEQAGKKDYAQWLAFFGAMYVLYIVIQALGDFFEAVRSILMFYE; encoded by the coding sequence GTGTATATAGATGGGGAAACGCTTTTTAAAATTGCCGGAATTGGACTTGCAGTTGCATTTTTGTACACAGTACTGGAACAGGCCGGGAAAAAAGATTATGCCCAGTGGCTTGCATTTTTTGGGGCGATGTATGTGCTTTATATTGTTATTCAGGCACTTGGCGATTTTTTTGAAGCAGTCAGATCAATCCTTATGTTTTATGAATAA
- the xseB gene encoding exodeoxyribonuclease VII small subunit yields MEKNKEYSFEEAVEGLEEIVAKLEEGDVPLEEAIDYYKKGVELSKLCHEKLQSAEKQLAVMMTEDGETPIDPEELSE; encoded by the coding sequence ATGGAGAAAAATAAAGAATATTCATTTGAAGAAGCAGTGGAAGGTCTTGAAGAAATCGTTGCAAAGCTGGAAGAGGGGGACGTCCCTTTGGAAGAAGCAATTGATTATTATAAAAAAGGTGTGGAGCTGTCCAAGCTTTGTCATGAAAAACTGCAAAGCGCAGAAAAGCAGCTGGCTGTTATGATGACTGAAGATGGGGAAACACCAATCGATCCAGAGGAGTTATCTGAATGA
- a CDS encoding Asp23/Gls24 family envelope stress response protein — MTAENENHLLQMSSIAHNQLGKVEIAPEVIEVIAGIAASEVDGIAQMRGNFASGVAERLGKKNHGKGIKVELGEEGITLDVYCTVKFGAAIPEVAQKLQDNIRQTLLNMTALEADEVNIHVVGIQFESAKADDDDKE, encoded by the coding sequence ATGACTGCTGAAAACGAAAATCATTTACTGCAAATGAGCAGTATTGCGCACAACCAGCTCGGTAAAGTCGAAATTGCTCCTGAAGTGATTGAAGTAATCGCAGGTATTGCTGCATCTGAGGTCGATGGAATTGCTCAAATGAGAGGCAATTTTGCATCAGGCGTAGCAGAAAGACTGGGTAAAAAAAATCATGGTAAGGGCATTAAAGTGGAGCTTGGTGAAGAAGGGATTACACTGGACGTTTACTGCACAGTGAAATTTGGTGCAGCGATCCCTGAGGTTGCGCAAAAGCTTCAGGATAATATCCGCCAGACACTGCTGAATATGACTGCACTAGAGGCAGACGAAGTAAATATTCACGTAGTCGGTATACAGTTTGAATCAGCAAAAGCTGACGATGATGATAAAGAATAA
- the xseA gene encoding exodeoxyribonuclease VII large subunit — MSTLRYLTVSALTKYIKRKFDADPHLSGVYIKGEISNLKQPSSGHMYFTLKDQKTRISAVMFSSAASSLKFKPENGMEVLLQADVSVFESSGQYQLYVKKMEPDGVGALYLAYEQLKEKLQKEGLFDQGRKRSLPAYPENIGVITSASGAVIKDIMTTAGRRYPVAGIRLYPCSVQGEKAVPSILQALNAAAGDSSLDLLIIGRGGGSIEELWAFNDEQIAREIASFPVPVISAVGHETDVTIADFAADLRAPTPTAAAEIAVPHIEEVRERIMSMEVRSHRAIAQLIQYQKQQLKKQTDSIVFRRPEKMIEPHAQNLDRLNERLYRESAAIIQKAKIKRERIHEKLIRLNPSNQIERKKNHLDRLMDRLENTSSKKVNASRQRFIQATASLEALSPLKIMNRGYSLVFNDSNELIKSSEQVDAGDKITVSLQAADLICTVEQKVERDKHGEK; from the coding sequence ATGTCCACTTTAAGATACTTAACTGTCAGTGCACTGACTAAATACATAAAAAGAAAGTTTGATGCTGATCCCCATTTAAGCGGTGTCTACATTAAAGGTGAAATCTCTAATCTGAAGCAGCCTTCAAGCGGTCATATGTACTTCACATTAAAAGATCAGAAAACCAGAATCAGTGCAGTCATGTTTTCATCTGCTGCATCCTCACTTAAGTTTAAACCGGAAAACGGCATGGAAGTGCTGCTTCAGGCAGATGTATCCGTATTTGAATCAAGCGGGCAATATCAGCTGTATGTTAAAAAGATGGAGCCTGATGGTGTGGGGGCACTGTATCTTGCTTATGAACAGCTGAAAGAAAAGCTTCAGAAGGAAGGTTTATTTGATCAGGGCAGAAAAAGATCCCTGCCAGCGTATCCTGAAAATATCGGCGTGATTACATCAGCTTCCGGAGCGGTCATTAAAGACATCATGACCACAGCTGGAAGAAGGTATCCGGTTGCAGGCATCCGGTTGTACCCCTGTTCTGTACAGGGGGAAAAAGCGGTGCCATCGATTCTTCAGGCACTTAATGCTGCTGCAGGGGATTCCTCACTTGATCTGTTAATCATCGGCCGTGGCGGAGGATCCATTGAAGAGCTATGGGCATTTAATGATGAACAGATTGCAAGAGAGATTGCTTCTTTTCCTGTTCCGGTCATATCAGCTGTCGGTCATGAAACGGATGTCACAATTGCAGACTTTGCTGCAGACTTACGGGCACCGACGCCAACAGCAGCTGCAGAGATTGCAGTTCCTCATATAGAAGAGGTCAGAGAGCGGATTATGAGTATGGAAGTAAGGTCACACAGAGCAATAGCCCAGCTGATCCAATATCAAAAACAGCAATTAAAAAAGCAGACGGACTCAATCGTTTTCAGAAGGCCTGAAAAAATGATTGAACCGCACGCACAAAACTTAGACAGACTAAATGAACGTCTGTACAGAGAAAGTGCAGCAATCATTCAAAAAGCCAAAATAAAAAGAGAAAGAATCCACGAAAAATTAATTAGACTGAATCCTTCAAACCAAATTGAACGTAAAAAAAATCATCTGGACCGCTTAATGGACAGGCTCGAAAACACATCATCAAAAAAAGTGAACGCGAGCAGACAGCGTTTTATACAGGCGACCGCATCCCTTGAAGCGTTAAGTCCGCTTAAAATAATGAATAGAGGGTATTCTCTTGTGTTTAATGATTCAAATGAGCTTATTAAAAGTAGCGAACAGGTAGACGCTGGAGATAAAATTACAGTATCACTTCAAGCGGCAGATTTAATCTGTACAGTAGAGCAAAAGGTGGAGCGTGATAAGCATGGAGAAAAATAA
- a CDS encoding ATPase, T2SS/T4P/T4SS family — translation MHTIFSFLPDRLTEAIIESAGPEIESVNEIRIRKGRQVVLKTKAGQRTLRYSPTDEDCHSLLERVSDHSVYSIAKELSEGFITVKGGHRIGVAGEMTESLNQIPTFKYITSFSIRIAREFVGCSNELMIDLWQRNQKKWPHILIYGPPGSGKTTFIRDAVRFVSEGYQSIPSKTVSLIDERSEIAACYKGIPQLTFGQNIDVLDKCPKTRGMKMMLRSMSPDTIAVDEIGGVADALAVEEVISAGIKMMVTAHADTAEELREKKELSSLLARDDLYLIRCTGLNYKIDAG, via the coding sequence ATGCATACGATATTCTCATTCCTTCCGGATCGTTTAACAGAGGCAATCATTGAATCAGCCGGTCCCGAGATAGAATCTGTCAATGAAATCAGGATCAGAAAGGGCAGACAAGTCGTGTTAAAAACTAAAGCAGGTCAGAGAACGCTCCGTTATAGTCCAACTGATGAAGATTGTCACAGTCTCCTTGAGAGAGTTTCCGATCATTCAGTTTATTCAATTGCAAAAGAGCTGTCAGAAGGATTTATAACCGTTAAAGGCGGACACCGGATTGGCGTAGCCGGGGAGATGACTGAAAGCTTAAACCAGATCCCGACGTTTAAGTATATTACATCATTTTCAATCCGTATTGCCCGTGAATTTGTAGGATGTTCGAATGAATTGATGATTGACCTGTGGCAGCGGAATCAAAAAAAATGGCCCCACATATTAATTTATGGACCGCCAGGGAGCGGTAAGACAACCTTTATCAGGGATGCTGTCCGTTTTGTATCAGAAGGATATCAGTCCATACCATCCAAAACTGTATCATTAATTGATGAGCGCTCAGAAATCGCAGCCTGTTACAAAGGGATTCCACAGCTGACTTTCGGACAGAACATTGACGTCCTGGACAAGTGTCCTAAAACCCGCGGAATGAAAATGATGCTGAGATCAATGTCTCCTGACACCATCGCAGTTGATGAAATCGGTGGCGTTGCTGATGCCTTAGCAGTAGAGGAGGTCATATCTGCAGGAATTAAGATGATGGTTACTGCTCACGCTGACACAGCAGAAGAATTAAGAGAAAAAAAGGAACTGTCTTCTCTTTTAGCCAGGGATGATTTGTATTTGATCAGATGCACAGGACTGAATTACAAAATTGATGCCGGATGA
- the folD gene encoding bifunctional methylenetetrahydrofolate dehydrogenase/methenyltetrahydrofolate cyclohydrolase FolD, translating to MSAEIIDGKKIAQTMRAQLKDRINQLEDITPGLAVILIGDNQASKTYVSMKQKACEDLGIYSKLVKLPDTVKESELLDIIQELNEDQLIHGILVQLPLPAHISETSVIEAIYPSKDVDGFHPINIGRLQAGGEAFYPCTPNGIMKMLEFQEIDPAGKHAVVVGRSNIVGKPMGQLLLGKSATVTYCHSKTADLKTHTAQADILIAAAGIRNLITADHIKSGAVVIDVGMNRDEEGKLCGDVDYDQCRLKASAITPVPGGVGPMTITMLLFNTVESAERFSR from the coding sequence ATGTCTGCTGAAATTATTGATGGTAAAAAAATTGCTCAAACAATGCGAGCACAGTTAAAAGACAGAATTAACCAATTGGAGGATATCACACCTGGACTGGCTGTTATTCTGATCGGGGATAACCAGGCTTCAAAGACATATGTATCAATGAAGCAGAAAGCGTGTGAAGACCTGGGCATTTATTCTAAGCTGGTAAAACTGCCTGACACTGTAAAGGAATCAGAACTTCTTGATATCATTCAGGAGCTTAATGAAGACCAGCTGATTCATGGGATCCTTGTTCAACTGCCACTGCCTGCCCATATCAGTGAAACGTCAGTAATAGAAGCAATTTATCCTTCAAAAGATGTTGATGGATTTCATCCGATTAACATTGGAAGACTGCAGGCTGGAGGAGAAGCTTTTTATCCGTGTACGCCGAATGGAATCATGAAAATGCTTGAATTCCAGGAAATTGACCCTGCAGGTAAACATGCTGTGGTTGTTGGAAGAAGCAATATTGTCGGAAAGCCGATGGGTCAGCTCCTGCTCGGAAAAAGCGCCACCGTAACGTATTGTCATTCTAAAACAGCAGATCTTAAAACGCATACTGCGCAGGCTGATATTTTAATTGCTGCTGCGGGTATACGCAATCTGATTACCGCAGATCATATTAAAAGCGGGGCAGTGGTTATAGATGTCGGGATGAACCGTGATGAAGAAGGGAAATTATGTGGTGATGTTGATTATGACCAGTGCAGACTAAAAGCATCAGCAATCACTCCGGTTCCCGGCGGTGTAGGACCAATGACCATTACAATGCTGCTGTTTAATACAGTTGAATCAGCTGAGCGTTTCTCAAGATAA
- the nusB gene encoding transcription antitermination factor NusB, with amino-acid sequence MKRRTAREKALQALFQMEMNEMTPETAIENILEDEKHDDYLTDLVEGVSGHLSEIDQVIQNHLEKWKIERLARVDRNILRVALYELLYKKDDVPHNVVLNEAVEISKRFGDEKSSKFVNGLLSKVVSHLHSRD; translated from the coding sequence ATGAAAAGAAGAACGGCCAGAGAGAAAGCGCTGCAAGCGTTATTCCAAATGGAAATGAATGAAATGACGCCGGAAACAGCGATTGAAAATATTCTGGAAGACGAAAAACACGACGATTATTTAACAGACCTGGTAGAGGGTGTGAGCGGTCACCTGTCAGAAATTGACCAGGTTATACAGAATCATCTTGAAAAATGGAAGATCGAACGCCTTGCAAGAGTAGACCGCAACATTCTGAGAGTTGCGCTGTATGAACTTTTATACAAAAAAGATGATGTGCCTCATAATGTGGTTCTGAATGAAGCGGTTGAAATTTCAAAGCGTTTCGGTGATGAAAAATCAAGCAAATTCGTGAATGGACTTCTTTCGAAGGTAGTGTCTCACTTACATTCACGTGATTGA
- a CDS encoding stage III sporulation protein AB, which produces MTYSFGAVCIILSFTLEGMRRASLLIKRRKLLLECLRFSKWMEREVADRRTSITEMISVQCQTSSLLTDFFKQVEAELATSPFHHAWKQTVINHQSFNCLKKEDLNWLVKISDAFRNIHIDSVEKELSFIIAGIQTRYEEALEFESKFVKIYRTIGFMTGLIAVLLLI; this is translated from the coding sequence ATGACTTATTCATTCGGTGCAGTTTGTATTATTCTGAGTTTCACATTAGAGGGCATGAGAAGAGCGTCATTATTAATTAAAAGAAGAAAGCTTCTGCTGGAATGTCTCCGCTTCAGTAAATGGATGGAAAGGGAAGTAGCTGACCGCAGGACGTCTATTACTGAAATGATCAGCGTACAATGTCAAACATCTTCATTACTGACAGATTTCTTTAAGCAGGTCGAAGCTGAACTGGCCACCTCACCGTTTCATCATGCCTGGAAACAGACCGTGATTAATCATCAGTCATTTAACTGCTTAAAAAAAGAGGATCTGAACTGGCTGGTAAAAATCAGTGATGCATTCAGAAACATTCATATTGATTCAGTCGAAAAAGAACTTTCGTTTATTATCGCGGGTATCCAGACGAGGTATGAAGAAGCGCTCGAGTTTGAAAGTAAGTTTGTGAAAATCTACAGGACCATTGGATTTATGACCGGATTGATCGCAGTTCTGCTGCTTATTTGA
- the accB gene encoding acetyl-CoA carboxylase biotin carboxyl carrier protein: protein MLKVQEIREIIKLIDQSSIDEFTYEQDGEKLKLRKQSKRTAAEPAEPVQSAEPAVKQAEEVKAPAPAEKQPEPVQETKPEPAADLENTTEIKSPMVGTFYEASSPDAEAFVKVGSKVTADSTVCIVEAMKLFNEIEAETEGEIVKILVENGQLVEYGQPLFLVKK from the coding sequence ATGTTAAAAGTACAAGAGATCAGAGAAATTATTAAACTAATCGACCAGTCCTCAATTGATGAATTTACATATGAACAGGATGGCGAAAAGCTTAAACTAAGAAAACAATCAAAAAGAACAGCTGCTGAACCGGCTGAACCTGTACAGTCTGCTGAACCGGCTGTTAAACAGGCTGAAGAAGTAAAAGCACCTGCTCCGGCAGAAAAACAACCGGAACCGGTACAGGAAACAAAACCGGAGCCTGCAGCAGATCTTGAAAATACGACTGAAATCAAATCACCTATGGTAGGTACTTTCTATGAAGCATCTTCACCGGATGCAGAAGCATTCGTAAAGGTAGGATCAAAAGTAACAGCGGATTCAACTGTATGCATTGTTGAAGCAATGAAGTTATTTAATGAAATTGAAGCTGAAACTGAAGGGGAAATTGTGAAAATCCTCGTTGAAAATGGCCAGCTTGTAGAATACGGACAGCCTCTGTTTCTTGTTAAAAAGTAG
- the accC gene encoding acetyl-CoA carboxylase biotin carboxylase subunit produces MIKKVLIANRGEIAVRIIRACKEMNIETVAVYSEADKEALHVQLADEAVCIGPKLSKDSYLNFTNVISAAKLTGADAIHPGYGFLAENVDFAELCRDCNVTFIGPSPEAISKMGTKDVARETMREAGVPVVPGSKGIVASVEDGLALAEDMGYPVIIKATAGGGGKGIRVAHSKEDLEKGIRNTQREAEAAFGNPGVYIEKFIEDFRHVEIQVMADTHGQTIHLGERDCTIQRRLQKLLEETPSPALDQDVREQMGDAAVKAAEAVGYTGAGTVEFIYDHNEKSFYFMEMNTRIQVEHPVTEMVTGVDLIKEQIKVASGEKLSISQEEVTFSGWSMECRINAENPEKNFMPSAGKITMYLPPGGPGVRIDSAAYTGYEIPPYYDSMIAKVITYGDTREEAIAKMKRALSEFVIEGVHTTIPFHLKLLNHDVFTGGDFNTKFLEKYDIMTKKAD; encoded by the coding sequence ATGATAAAAAAAGTATTGATTGCCAATAGAGGAGAAATTGCAGTACGGATCATTCGTGCATGTAAAGAAATGAATATTGAAACGGTCGCTGTGTATTCTGAAGCAGATAAAGAAGCACTGCACGTTCAGCTTGCAGATGAAGCTGTCTGTATTGGTCCAAAACTTTCAAAAGACAGTTATTTGAACTTTACAAATGTAATTTCTGCAGCAAAATTGACAGGTGCTGATGCGATTCACCCTGGATACGGGTTCCTTGCAGAGAACGTTGACTTTGCTGAACTTTGCAGAGATTGTAATGTTACCTTTATCGGTCCGAGTCCTGAAGCGATTTCAAAGATGGGGACAAAAGATGTAGCGCGTGAAACAATGAGAGAAGCAGGCGTACCGGTTGTTCCCGGTTCAAAAGGCATTGTTGCTTCTGTTGAAGATGGCCTGGCGCTGGCTGAAGATATGGGCTACCCTGTTATTATCAAAGCGACTGCAGGGGGCGGCGGAAAAGGTATCCGCGTGGCACACAGTAAAGAGGACCTTGAAAAAGGGATCAGAAATACGCAGCGTGAAGCTGAAGCTGCATTCGGTAATCCAGGCGTCTACATAGAGAAGTTCATAGAAGACTTCCGCCACGTTGAAATTCAGGTCATGGCTGATACACACGGACAGACCATTCACCTTGGCGAGCGTGATTGCACGATTCAGAGAAGACTTCAAAAGCTTCTTGAAGAAACACCATCTCCTGCTCTTGACCAGGACGTTCGTGAGCAAATGGGTGATGCTGCTGTTAAAGCTGCTGAAGCAGTCGGTTACACTGGAGCAGGAACAGTTGAGTTCATCTATGATCATAATGAAAAATCATTTTATTTTATGGAAATGAACACGAGAATTCAGGTAGAGCATCCGGTAACTGAAATGGTGACAGGTGTTGATCTGATTAAAGAGCAGATCAAAGTTGCATCCGGTGAGAAGCTGAGCATTTCGCAGGAAGAAGTCACTTTTTCCGGATGGTCAATGGAATGCAGAATTAATGCAGAAAACCCTGAAAAGAACTTTATGCCTTCAGCAGGAAAAATCACAATGTATCTTCCGCCGGGTGGTCCTGGTGTCAGAATTGATTCCGCTGCATACACAGGTTATGAGATCCCGCCATATTATGATTCTATGATTGCTAAAGTGATTACTTATGGGGACACGCGTGAAGAGGCAATTGCAAAAATGAAGCGTGCACTGTCTGAATTCGTGATTGAGGGCGTCCATACAACGATTCCATTCCATTTAAAGCTGTTAAACCATGATGTATTTACAGGTGGAGACTTCAATACGAAATTTCTTGAGAAGTATGATATCATGACAAAAAAGGCTGATTAA
- a CDS encoding stage III sporulation protein AF → MTEWAAGLAVLILMVLVADILTPTDAWRPFIRFTAGLIFLFWFMNPVRHLINDAESFTISFPDRIEKWVMEEKISGEAVIESMSAGQTAYILEQSEQSLHPLVEETCRCEIQSLQIISQNDEFRVMLTINPEDKGDREKISFQVARLLEIPEANVMISE, encoded by the coding sequence ATGACAGAATGGGCGGCAGGGTTGGCTGTACTCATCCTGATGGTGCTAGTCGCTGATATTCTTACGCCGACAGATGCGTGGAGACCTTTTATCCGGTTTACTGCAGGACTCATATTTTTATTCTGGTTTATGAACCCTGTCAGGCACCTGATCAATGACGCAGAGTCTTTTACGATCTCTTTTCCGGACCGGATTGAGAAATGGGTGATGGAAGAAAAAATCAGCGGTGAAGCAGTAATTGAAAGCATGTCTGCGGGTCAGACTGCATACATATTAGAACAAAGTGAACAAAGCCTGCATCCGCTGGTTGAAGAGACGTGCCGCTGTGAAATCCAGTCACTTCAAATTATCAGCCAGAATGATGAGTTCAGGGTAATGCTGACTATCAATCCAGAAGATAAGGGGGACCGTGAAAAAATATCCTTTCAGGTTGCAAGACTGCTTGAGATCCCTGAGGCAAACGTGATGATTTCTGAATAA
- a CDS encoding stage III sporulation AC/AD family protein, protein MEELLVTAGICFVIGFLALLLKERSPHIAMMLAFCGSVYLVNELITRIKEASLMLTQITGYVPGLQQYSLVLLKVLVIAFVSEICIHLVKQLEQPLLAMVIEWTGKLLILTIAFPVFIELMEQIFQLLPDNMLQGRR, encoded by the coding sequence ATGGAAGAGTTACTCGTTACAGCCGGTATTTGCTTTGTGATCGGTTTTTTAGCATTACTGTTAAAAGAAAGATCGCCGCACATTGCCATGATGCTTGCATTCTGTGGCAGTGTGTACCTTGTGAACGAGCTGATCACGAGGATAAAAGAAGCATCACTCATGCTCACTCAAATAACAGGATATGTACCCGGGCTTCAGCAGTATTCGCTTGTATTGTTAAAAGTTCTCGTGATCGCATTTGTGTCAGAAATCTGTATTCACCTTGTCAAGCAGCTTGAACAGCCTCTTTTAGCCATGGTGATTGAATGGACAGGCAAACTGCTGATTTTAACCATCGCTTTTCCGGTTTTTATAGAACTCATGGAACAGATATTCCAATTGTTGCCTGATAATATGCTGCAAGGAAGGCGCTAA
- a CDS encoding polyprenyl synthetase family protein, protein MNMLGQFSNIQKSLIEEELISAIRSLSTPDTLKESMLYSIKAGGKRIRPLLLLAVMETFGADTDKGLKTAAALEMIHTYSLIHDDLPSMDDDDLRRGLPTNHKVFGEATAILSGDALLTRSFELVADSSIDAHSKVRMISMLANAAGAEGMVGGQMADIEGENASLTLEQLESVHRRKTGRLLEFAAAAGGVMSGLTESDLNKLRLFAEHIGLAFQIRDDILDVEGNQDEIGKPVGSDEGRQKSTYPAILGMNKAKEKLSYHLSEARGLLFDLHPEPLLLLELTDLIGSRKN, encoded by the coding sequence ATGAATATGCTTGGACAATTCAGCAATATTCAAAAAAGCCTGATAGAAGAAGAACTGATTTCTGCAATCAGGTCGCTCAGTACACCTGATACACTTAAAGAATCAATGTTGTATTCTATAAAAGCAGGTGGAAAAAGAATACGTCCATTATTATTACTTGCTGTGATGGAAACATTCGGTGCGGATACTGATAAAGGACTTAAAACAGCTGCGGCGCTTGAAATGATTCACACGTACTCGCTGATTCATGATGATCTTCCAAGCATGGATGATGACGATTTAAGAAGAGGGCTGCCTACAAATCATAAAGTATTTGGAGAAGCGACTGCTATTCTTTCGGGAGATGCATTATTGACAAGAAGTTTTGAACTGGTAGCTGATTCCTCAATCGATGCCCATTCTAAAGTGAGAATGATCTCAATGCTTGCAAATGCTGCCGGCGCTGAAGGAATGGTTGGCGGGCAGATGGCTGATATTGAAGGTGAGAATGCATCATTAACACTTGAACAGTTGGAATCTGTCCACAGACGTAAAACTGGCAGACTGCTGGAGTTTGCAGCTGCTGCAGGTGGTGTGATGAGCGGCCTGACTGAATCAGACTTAAATAAACTGCGGCTATTTGCCGAACACATCGGACTTGCATTCCAGATCAGAGATGACATTCTTGACGTTGAGGGTAATCAGGATGAAATCGGTAAACCTGTCGGCAGTGATGAAGGACGTCAAAAAAGCACATACCCGGCGATACTGGGTATGAATAAAGCAAAAGAAAAACTCAGTTACCATCTTTCTGAAGCGAGAGGATTGCTTTTTGATCTGCATCCTGAACCTTTACTGCTATTGGAGTTGACTGATTTAATCGGCAGCCGGAAAAACTGA
- a CDS encoding SpoIIIAH-like family protein: MLKKQTVWLLTMIGLVVVLSVYYVMSPTSQTAVTYEDSEVVSTENGEEWVFEDEVDVATESSPEDLFNVLRMEVQDERSALKEQLTSKVASADFSAAEKDEAYEAMEELNRLESKEKLIETMIRAMGYEDALVRTDEERVLITVKSIDQEHSKEAANELVQLGRREMGENTFVSVMFEPAE; this comes from the coding sequence ATGCTGAAAAAACAAACCGTCTGGTTACTGACAATGATTGGTCTTGTGGTAGTTCTGTCAGTATATTATGTGATGTCACCGACTTCTCAGACTGCTGTTACATATGAAGATTCAGAAGTTGTCAGCACTGAAAATGGTGAGGAATGGGTATTTGAGGATGAAGTGGATGTAGCGACAGAGTCTTCACCGGAGGATCTTTTCAATGTATTAAGAATGGAAGTTCAGGATGAGAGAAGCGCTTTAAAGGAACAATTAACATCTAAAGTGGCGTCTGCCGACTTTTCAGCGGCTGAAAAAGATGAGGCCTATGAGGCAATGGAAGAGTTGAACAGACTTGAATCCAAGGAAAAATTAATTGAAACAATGATCAGGGCAATGGGTTATGAAGATGCACTTGTCAGAACAGATGAAGAGAGAGTTCTCATCACCGTAAAATCCATTGATCAGGAACATTCCAAAGAAGCAGCCAATGAGCTGGTTCAGCTTGGACGCCGGGAAATGGGAGAAAACACATTTGTTTCTGTCATGTTTGAGCCGGCTGAATAA
- a CDS encoding stage III sporulation protein AE, with product MNEHQEVDKLIKSQLEEQDHSAWTSYWTEITESYGDFLPSTGDGSIWDAVFNFDEGVWGWVQGLISYTMVQITDHLHLIFWLILLLLLSSFIHVIEQSFNGSNVAAVSPLILMGLVLITITSSIQLFLEVIFESLQVTASFLNGLLPLYIASITLSGGPATSAASFPILLAMVYVITALMKSVIVPLFIFSIFFDQLNCLTDRYSMGKVAALCRQTGLWILGVTAVASVSILSIQTSAAAAADGVAAKSVKTLAGTMLPFVGKVVSDTADLVMTSSMLAKNMIGAAGGFILMLLILFPAIKMLVIAVMYRLAAVVMEPVAGSRLTEAVDAASKGMFHLAAALLLTSCIFFISIIVVMFISNIPIMIR from the coding sequence ATGAATGAACATCAGGAAGTTGATAAACTGATCAAAAGTCAGCTTGAAGAACAGGATCATTCTGCATGGACAAGTTACTGGACAGAGATCACTGAAAGCTACGGAGATTTTCTTCCTTCAACTGGTGATGGTTCAATTTGGGATGCAGTGTTTAATTTTGATGAAGGCGTATGGGGGTGGGTACAGGGGCTGATCAGCTATACGATGGTACAGATAACTGACCATCTGCATTTAATATTCTGGTTAATTCTTTTATTACTCTTAAGTTCTTTTATACATGTGATCGAGCAGTCATTTAACGGCAGTAATGTAGCTGCGGTCAGTCCGCTTATTCTGATGGGGCTTGTACTAATTACGATTACTTCAAGCATTCAGCTCTTTTTGGAAGTCATTTTTGAATCGCTTCAGGTCACAGCTTCTTTTTTAAATGGATTACTGCCTTTATATATTGCTTCGATCACACTTTCAGGTGGTCCTGCGACATCAGCTGCTTCTTTTCCAATACTGCTGGCAATGGTGTATGTCATTACGGCATTGATGAAATCAGTCATTGTACCATTATTTATTTTCTCAATCTTTTTTGATCAGCTGAATTGTCTGACAGACCGTTACAGTATGGGCAAAGTGGCTGCCTTATGCAGACAGACCGGGTTATGGATTCTGGGTGTCACGGCGGTGGCGTCAGTTTCGATTCTTTCAATCCAGACATCGGCTGCTGCAGCTGCTGATGGTGTGGCTGCAAAATCTGTGAAGACACTCGCAGGGACAATGCTGCCTTTTGTCGGCAAAGTCGTTTCAGATACAGCTGATCTTGTTATGACATCATCCATGCTTGCGAAAAATATGATCGGCGCTGCGGGCGGGTTTATTTTAATGCTGCTCATACTCTTTCCTGCTATTAAAATGCTGGTCATTGCAGTGATGTACCGCCTAGCCGCTGTGGTAATGGAGCCTGTGGCAGGAAGCAGACTGACAGAGGCTGTAGATGCAGCCAGTAAGGGAATGTTTCACCTGGCTGCAGCACTGTTGCTGACAAGCTGTATTTTTTTCATTTCTATTATTGTTGTGATGTTTATCAGTAATATTCCAATCATGATACGTTGA